Proteins from a single region of Flavobacterium sp. K5-23:
- a CDS encoding deoxyguanosinetriphosphate triphosphohydrolase codes for MNWEQLLSLKRQGDTSKRLRIEQDDTRLGFEVDYDRIIFSAAFRSLQDKTQVIPLSKTDFVHTRLTHSLEVSVVGRSLGRLVGKIIIEKYPHLKEIHGFHMNDFGAIVAAASLAHDIGNPPFGHSGEKAIGEYFSIGKGRKYEDEMTEKEWQDLIDFEGNANGFSVLTASRPGIEGGLRISYATLGAFMKYPKESLPKKPTSNIADKKYGFFQTDKTFFQEVAADMGMIPNKSGKDIGFERHPLAYLVEAADDICYTIIDFEDGINLGLVSEDFALEYLIKLVKDSIDTSKYKTLTTKEDRISYLRALAIGSLINDAVKVFVENEEAILNGKFPYALTDKSKYKAQMDDIINISVNNIYQSREVIEKEIVGYQIIQTLLDKFITAYNNKYNGNASNYDKLILKMLPEKHHEEKENLYKRLLHICHFISLLTDGNALKLFETINGRKKD; via the coding sequence ATGAACTGGGAACAACTTTTATCATTAAAACGACAAGGAGACACAAGCAAGCGATTACGTATTGAACAAGACGACACCCGATTAGGCTTTGAAGTCGATTATGATCGTATTATTTTCTCGGCTGCTTTTAGAAGTTTACAAGATAAAACCCAAGTAATTCCTTTGTCAAAAACTGATTTCGTGCATACACGTTTGACACACAGTTTGGAGGTTTCGGTTGTTGGGCGTTCTTTGGGACGTTTGGTTGGAAAAATAATCATAGAAAAATACCCACACTTAAAAGAAATTCACGGTTTTCACATGAATGATTTTGGGGCTATAGTTGCCGCAGCGTCATTGGCTCATGATATTGGGAATCCTCCTTTTGGACATTCCGGTGAAAAGGCGATAGGAGAATATTTTTCTATTGGTAAAGGGAGAAAGTATGAAGATGAAATGACCGAAAAAGAATGGCAAGATTTAATTGATTTTGAAGGAAATGCCAATGGTTTTTCTGTGCTTACAGCGAGTCGTCCTGGGATTGAAGGCGGACTTCGTATTTCGTATGCAACCTTAGGTGCATTTATGAAATACCCAAAAGAGAGCTTGCCCAAAAAACCAACATCAAATATTGCTGATAAAAAGTATGGTTTTTTTCAGACAGACAAAACGTTTTTTCAGGAAGTGGCTGCTGATATGGGGATGATCCCAAATAAATCAGGGAAAGATATTGGATTTGAAAGACATCCCTTGGCTTATTTAGTTGAGGCTGCCGATGATATTTGCTATACAATTATTGATTTTGAAGACGGGATAAATCTAGGACTCGTTTCGGAGGATTTTGCATTGGAATACCTGATTAAATTAGTAAAAGACAGTATTGATACTTCAAAATACAAAACCTTGACCACTAAGGAAGATCGCATCAGTTATTTACGCGCTTTGGCAATAGGGAGTTTGATAAATGATGCTGTAAAAGTTTTTGTCGAAAATGAAGAAGCCATATTAAATGGAAAATTCCCTTATGCTTTAACTGATAAAAGTAAGTACAAAGCGCAAATGGATGATATTATCAATATTAGTGTGAATAACATCTATCAAAGTAGGGAGGTAATTGAAAAAGAGATTGTGGGTTATCAGATAATTCAAACCTTACTAGACAAATTTATTACTGCTTACAATAATAAATACAATGGGAACGCTTCTAATTACGATAAGTTAATTTTGAAAATGCTGCCTGAAAAGCACCACGAAGAAAAAGAAAATTTATACAAGAGGTTACTACATATTTGTCATTTTATTTCGTTGCTTACTGATGGGAATGCTTTGAAATTGTTTGAAACAATTAATGGCCGAAAAAAGGATTAA
- a CDS encoding NAD(P)/FAD-dependent oxidoreductase, producing MNKKITILGAGLSGLLTAYRLQNKGFDIEIIEARNRIGGRIHTIHSDTAQVEMGATWFNDIHINFRNILTELGIEYFEQFMQGTSYYESLSDTAAQEIQIPQNSPSYRVAGGTSLLIETLKNKLKAVPIHLNETVTSLNFENEKIQITTQNQSFVADYVISTLPQALFINDIIVSPTLPEKLTDIAQNTHTWMQDSIKVAFVYAAPFWRNKNYSGTLFSNVGPITEFYDQSNNVLDKFALCGFISAGMEMYSQTDRLEKLKTQLVKVFGQEALSYTSYHETIWAKEKQTKSTNQIGFMYPHQNNGHPLFRESYCDNRLFFAGTETANQYPGYMEGAVIAAENTVKAILKL from the coding sequence ATGAATAAAAAAATAACCATATTAGGAGCAGGATTAAGTGGATTACTAACCGCCTACCGTTTGCAAAACAAAGGTTTTGATATCGAAATTATCGAAGCAAGAAATCGCATTGGCGGACGAATTCACACAATACATTCTGATACGGCCCAGGTAGAAATGGGCGCAACTTGGTTTAATGACATTCATATTAACTTCAGAAATATTTTAACGGAATTAGGAATCGAGTACTTTGAACAATTTATGCAAGGCACTTCGTATTATGAATCGTTATCAGATACAGCAGCACAAGAAATCCAGATTCCACAAAACAGTCCAAGTTACAGAGTTGCAGGTGGCACTAGCCTACTTATCGAAACTTTGAAAAACAAATTAAAAGCTGTTCCTATCCACTTAAACGAAACAGTTACCAGTCTAAACTTTGAGAACGAAAAAATCCAAATCACGACACAAAATCAATCTTTCGTGGCTGATTATGTGATATCGACATTGCCCCAAGCATTGTTTATAAATGACATTATAGTTTCTCCTACACTCCCAGAAAAACTGACTGACATAGCCCAAAACACCCATACTTGGATGCAAGATTCAATTAAAGTCGCATTTGTTTATGCAGCACCTTTCTGGAGAAACAAGAATTATTCAGGCACTTTATTTAGCAATGTGGGGCCTATTACGGAGTTTTACGACCAGTCTAATAATGTCTTAGATAAATTTGCGCTATGCGGTTTCATCAGCGCTGGAATGGAAATGTATTCCCAAACAGATCGTTTAGAAAAATTAAAAACACAATTAGTCAAGGTTTTTGGTCAGGAAGCTCTCAGTTATACGTCTTATCACGAAACGATTTGGGCGAAAGAAAAACAAACTAAAAGCACCAACCAAATTGGGTTTATGTATCCGCATCAAAACAATGGACACCCTTTATTCAGGGAATCCTACTGTGACAACCGCTTGTTTTTTGCAGGAACAGAAACCGCAAATCAATATCCCGGCTATATGGAAGGCGCTGTAATTGCAGCCGAAAATACCGTTAAAGCCATTTTGAAATTATAA
- a CDS encoding AraC family transcriptional regulator: MLYTGQLNEFIRLAEIDATNCDLLKEKITEGLSVIWTTDELKINVDGSEHLFPANSVLFLTEYHKVEVLKVNKARLIRFNRAFYCIADHDSEVGCKGILFFGASQFPKISIPDEELEKFEILWKMFAIEMESKDDLQNDMLQMMLKRLLILCTRVYKEQTELTTFDKKQLDLVREYNYLVESNFKTKHQVADYAEMLNKSPKTLSNLFKKYNEKSPLQIIQNRTILEARRLLRYSDKSIKEIAYEIGYEDIQSFSRFFKKAEGISPSDFKKAL, translated from the coding sequence ATGCTTTACACTGGTCAACTTAATGAATTCATCCGATTAGCCGAAATTGACGCTACCAATTGTGATTTACTGAAAGAAAAAATCACTGAAGGATTAAGCGTGATTTGGACCACAGATGAATTAAAGATTAATGTTGACGGAAGCGAGCATTTGTTTCCGGCAAATTCGGTTTTATTTTTAACCGAATACCATAAAGTCGAAGTTTTAAAAGTCAACAAAGCCAGATTGATTCGGTTTAACAGGGCTTTTTATTGCATCGCTGATCACGATAGCGAAGTGGGCTGCAAAGGAATTTTGTTTTTTGGTGCGTCCCAGTTTCCAAAGATTTCAATTCCAGATGAAGAACTGGAGAAATTTGAGATTCTTTGGAAAATGTTTGCTATCGAAATGGAATCCAAAGACGACCTGCAAAACGATATGTTACAAATGATGTTGAAGCGCTTGCTTATTCTATGCACTCGCGTTTATAAAGAGCAAACAGAATTGACCACATTTGACAAAAAGCAATTGGACCTTGTGAGAGAATACAATTACTTAGTCGAGAGCAATTTTAAGACCAAACACCAAGTCGCTGATTACGCCGAAATGCTGAACAAAAGTCCCAAGACACTTTCTAATTTATTCAAGAAATACAACGAAAAATCCCCTTTACAGATTATTCAAAACCGAACCATCCTTGAAGCCCGCCGACTCTTGCGCTATTCTGACAAGAGCATCAAAGAGATTGCTTACGAAATAGGTTATGAAGACATTCAGTCTTTCAGCAGGTTTTTTAAAAAAGCGGAAGGAATCTCCCCTTCCGATTTCAAAAAGGCATTATAA
- the trxA gene encoding thioredoxin has product MIQHLDKTNFDATINTNDVVLVDFFADWCGPCKALHPALEELAKDFDGRAVISKINVDTNPELAAQFKVRSIPALFYFKNGEIVGTQNGVQSKSVMTSHLTSLIKS; this is encoded by the coding sequence ATGATACAACATTTAGACAAAACTAATTTTGACGCGACCATAAATACAAATGATGTAGTGCTAGTGGATTTCTTCGCTGACTGGTGTGGGCCTTGTAAAGCGTTACATCCTGCACTGGAAGAATTAGCTAAAGACTTTGATGGCAGAGCGGTAATTTCAAAAATAAACGTGGATACTAATCCAGAGTTAGCAGCGCAATTTAAAGTGAGAAGCATACCTGCTTTATTCTATTTTAAGAACGGAGAAATTGTGGGAACTCAAAACGGAGTACAAAGCAAATCAGTGATGACAAGTCATTTAACAAGTTTGATAAAAAGTTAA
- a CDS encoding OsmC family protein, with translation MGKKINIKNLPTGYQSLISNGRHAIVGDEPISSTGTDLGFSPEDLILSSIAMCKVATVRYIARKNNWKIGHVDGEFELNVKRGEGGKLSSHVTAKIQIEGDLTAEQKTELLKQADACYVHRMIEGEWNIESAQELTTEVLTA, from the coding sequence ATGGGAAAGAAAATAAACATTAAAAATCTACCTACGGGATACCAATCCTTGATTTCAAACGGTAGACATGCAATTGTGGGCGACGAACCTATATCAAGCACAGGAACCGACTTAGGGTTCTCGCCAGAGGATTTAATTCTCTCTAGTATTGCAATGTGTAAAGTAGCTACTGTACGCTACATTGCCAGAAAAAACAACTGGAAAATAGGTCATGTTGATGGTGAATTTGAATTAAACGTTAAACGCGGAGAAGGTGGGAAACTATCCTCTCATGTTACTGCCAAAATTCAAATTGAAGGCGACTTAACCGCAGAACAAAAAACAGAACTACTTAAACAAGCTGATGCCTGTTACGTTCACCGTATGATTGAAGGGGAATGGAATATAGAAAGTGCCCAGGAATTAACAACCGAAGTGCTTACAGCATAA
- a CDS encoding YHS domain-containing (seleno)protein has product MKNLKLTLVVAFIALFSNGIFAQVDAIDKTGLAIGGYDVVSYHKNNKAVKGNAADSVKVEKTTYYFASKANANAFKANPKKYLPQVNGYCAWGVAEKDSKFSINPETFKIVDNKLYLFFNGDFNGTQVNTLEIWNKDEAKYVKIIDKKWAMIK; this is encoded by the coding sequence ATGAAAAATTTAAAATTAACATTAGTAGTAGCATTTATTGCTTTATTTTCAAACGGAATTTTTGCACAAGTAGATGCAATTGATAAAACAGGTTTAGCCATTGGAGGATACGACGTAGTGTCTTATCATAAAAACAATAAAGCCGTAAAAGGGAATGCTGCCGACTCAGTAAAAGTGGAAAAAACCACTTATTATTTTGCTTCTAAAGCTAATGCAAATGCTTTTAAAGCAAATCCTAAAAAATACTTACCACAAGTTAACGGATACTGCGCATGGGGTGTAGCCGAAAAAGATTCGAAATTCTCCATCAACCCTGAAACTTTTAAAATTGTAGATAATAAATTGTACTTATTCTTCAATGGTGATTTTAACGGGACTCAAGTAAATACATTAGAAATCTGGAATAAAGATGAGGCTAAATATGTAAAAATCATTGACAAAAAATGGGCAATGATTAAATAA
- a CDS encoding RDD family protein produces MKSKEFTITDDLLASQGRRFLNFSIDLIIIYIVILSIATTLNLIAEVSGKHSLSEWVESLSLEEITVYSILIMILYYGLTEIYFSRTLAKYFTKTIVVQIDGNKPTNQMILTRTLCRFIPFEFVSFLGSVPRGWHDSFSKTYVVKKQRLNQKMKLFYSFDEVAKI; encoded by the coding sequence ATGAAAAGTAAAGAATTTACAATCACAGATGATTTGTTGGCTTCACAAGGAAGACGTTTTCTAAATTTCAGTATTGATTTAATAATTATATATATTGTCATTCTGAGCATAGCAACGACACTTAACTTGATAGCTGAAGTTAGTGGTAAACATTCCCTCTCTGAATGGGTGGAATCATTGTCTCTGGAAGAAATCACAGTGTACAGCATACTGATTATGATTCTTTATTATGGATTGACTGAAATCTATTTTTCCAGAACTCTGGCAAAATATTTTACAAAAACAATTGTTGTCCAGATTGACGGGAACAAGCCTACCAACCAAATGATTTTAACACGTACCTTATGTAGATTTATTCCTTTTGAATTCGTTTCCTTTTTAGGTTCGGTACCAAGAGGTTGGCACGATTCCTTTTCGAAAACCTATGTAGTTAAAAAACAGAGACTCAATCAAAAAATGAAATTGTTTTATTCCTTTGATGAGGTGGCCAAAATATAG
- a CDS encoding GyrI-like domain-containing protein produces MTLITQLEATSTCGLSVKLTTSQIQNFSIIQNHWIKFNAEIKKLNLGQQKGDWEKFGITYKIMEDYFYMAAIPFSGQNLPDDFICKEIPKGEFVSFIHKGNMNEIKNTLYDIYKKVLPNSELKIEPHSKTGFIHFERYDFRFKWNDPNSIIEIYLPLSTSNLNANPEVSLD; encoded by the coding sequence ATGACGCTTATAACCCAACTAGAAGCCACATCCACATGTGGGCTTTCGGTGAAACTAACAACATCGCAAATTCAAAATTTCAGTATTATCCAAAACCATTGGATAAAATTTAATGCCGAAATAAAAAAGTTGAACTTAGGACAGCAAAAGGGGGATTGGGAGAAATTTGGAATTACCTATAAAATAATGGAGGACTATTTCTATATGGCCGCGATTCCTTTTTCTGGACAAAACTTGCCAGATGATTTTATCTGTAAAGAAATTCCAAAGGGGGAATTCGTGTCTTTTATTCATAAAGGAAATATGAACGAAATTAAAAACACCCTTTATGACATCTATAAAAAGGTGTTGCCAAATTCCGAGCTAAAAATTGAGCCTCATTCCAAAACGGGTTTTATCCATTTTGAACGATATGATTTTCGTTTTAAGTGGAATGATCCAAACTCTATAATCGAAATCTATTTGCCATTAAGCACTTCAAATCTAAATGCGAATCCAGAAGTTAGTCTTGATTGA
- a CDS encoding ribonucleoside-diphosphate reductase subunit alpha produces the protein MYVVKRDGHKEPVMFDKITDRIKKLCYGLNELVDPVKVAMRVIEGLYDGVATSELDNLAAETAASMTIAHPDYAQLAARIAISNLHSNTTKSFSETMNEMYHYVNPRNGQEAPLLSDEVHQVIQENAEFLNSHIIYNRDFNYDYFGFKTLERSYLLKINGKIVERPQHMLMRVSVGIHLDDLESVLETYDLMSKKFFTHATPTLFNSGTPKPQMSSCFLLAMQDDSIDGIYDTLKQTAKISQSAGGVGLSIHNVRATGSYIRGTNGTSNGIVPMLRVFNDTARYVDQGGGKRKGSFAIYIETWHADIFDFLDLKKNTGKEEMRARDLFFAMWTSDLFMKRVQEDGMWTLMCPNECPGLYDVYGEEFEKMYTDYEKAGKGRKTIKAHELWEKILESQIETGTPYMLYKDAANRKSNQKNLGTIRSSNLCTEIMEYTSADEVAVCNLASLSLPMFVENGKFDHDALYKVTKRVTRNLNKVIDRNYYPVKEAENSNMRHRPIGLGVQGLADAFIMLRLPFTSDEAKKLNQEIFETLYFAAVTASMEMAKEEGPYSTFKGSPISQGEFQYNLWGMKDEDLSGRWDWASLRKEVVEHGVRNSLLVAPMPTASTSQILGNNEAFEPYTSNIYTRRVLSGEFIVVNKHLLHDLVERGLWNETLKQELMRNNGSVQDLDIPQDLKELYKTVWEMSMKDIIDMSRHRGYFVDQSQSLNLFMQNANYSKLTSMHFYAWQSGLKTGMYYLRTKAAVDAIKFTLNNDKKAEPIEIKEQPVAMVVEAVEPAAMSADEYRAMLELSKNAGPDDCEMCGS, from the coding sequence ATGTATGTAGTAAAGAGAGATGGCCATAAGGAGCCAGTAATGTTTGATAAGATTACGGATAGAATCAAAAAACTGTGTTACGGTTTAAACGAACTAGTTGATCCAGTAAAAGTGGCGATGCGTGTTATCGAAGGTTTGTATGATGGTGTTGCTACATCTGAGCTTGATAATCTTGCAGCCGAAACTGCTGCCTCAATGACTATCGCACATCCTGATTATGCACAACTTGCTGCCCGTATTGCAATATCAAATTTACATTCTAATACTACCAAATCGTTCTCTGAAACGATGAACGAAATGTATCATTATGTAAATCCAAGAAATGGACAGGAAGCGCCATTACTTTCGGATGAAGTGCATCAAGTAATTCAGGAAAACGCTGAATTTCTTAACTCTCATATCATTTACAATAGAGATTTTAATTACGATTATTTTGGTTTCAAAACTTTAGAACGTTCTTATTTGCTTAAGATCAACGGGAAAATTGTAGAGCGACCACAACATATGTTAATGCGTGTTTCTGTGGGGATTCACTTGGATGATTTAGAGTCGGTTTTAGAGACCTATGACCTTATGTCTAAAAAGTTCTTTACACACGCTACGCCTACATTATTCAACTCAGGAACTCCAAAACCACAAATGTCTTCTTGCTTCCTTTTGGCTATGCAAGACGATAGTATTGATGGGATTTATGACACGTTGAAACAAACGGCAAAAATCTCTCAATCAGCAGGAGGAGTAGGGCTTTCTATTCATAATGTACGTGCTACAGGTTCTTACATTCGTGGAACTAATGGAACTTCAAACGGAATTGTTCCTATGTTGCGTGTTTTCAACGATACGGCACGTTATGTAGATCAAGGAGGAGGAAAACGTAAAGGAAGTTTTGCTATTTATATCGAAACTTGGCATGCGGATATTTTTGATTTCTTGGACTTGAAAAAGAATACAGGAAAAGAAGAAATGCGTGCTAGAGATTTATTCTTTGCGATGTGGACATCGGATTTATTTATGAAACGTGTTCAGGAAGATGGTATGTGGACTTTAATGTGTCCTAACGAATGTCCTGGATTGTATGATGTTTACGGTGAGGAATTTGAAAAAATGTACACTGATTACGAGAAAGCGGGTAAAGGTAGAAAAACGATTAAAGCACATGAATTGTGGGAGAAAATTCTAGAATCTCAAATCGAGACTGGAACTCCTTATATGTTATATAAAGATGCGGCTAACCGTAAATCAAACCAGAAGAATTTAGGAACGATTCGTTCGTCTAACTTGTGTACTGAAATTATGGAGTACACTTCTGCTGATGAGGTAGCGGTTTGTAACTTAGCTTCTCTTTCTTTACCAATGTTTGTAGAGAACGGAAAATTTGACCACGATGCCTTATATAAAGTAACAAAACGTGTTACAAGAAATTTAAATAAAGTTATCGACAGAAATTACTACCCAGTAAAAGAAGCCGAAAACTCAAATATGCGTCACAGACCAATTGGTCTTGGAGTACAAGGATTAGCAGATGCTTTTATTATGTTGCGTTTGCCTTTTACATCTGATGAGGCAAAAAAACTGAATCAAGAAATTTTTGAAACTTTATACTTTGCTGCCGTAACCGCTTCAATGGAAATGGCAAAAGAAGAAGGTCCGTATTCTACTTTCAAAGGGTCACCAATTTCTCAAGGGGAATTCCAGTACAATTTATGGGGAATGAAAGATGAGGATTTGTCTGGTCGTTGGGATTGGGCTTCATTAAGAAAAGAAGTGGTAGAACACGGAGTTCGTAACTCATTATTAGTTGCGCCTATGCCAACAGCTTCGACTTCTCAAATTTTGGGTAATAACGAAGCATTCGAACCGTACACTTCTAATATTTATACAAGAAGAGTACTTTCAGGAGAGTTTATTGTTGTGAACAAGCATTTACTACACGATTTAGTGGAGCGTGGTTTGTGGAACGAAACGTTGAAACAAGAATTGATGCGTAATAATGGATCAGTTCAAGACTTGGATATTCCTCAAGATTTAAAAGAATTGTACAAAACAGTTTGGGAAATGTCGATGAAAGATATTATCGATATGTCACGCCATCGTGGTTATTTTGTGGATCAATCACAGTCGTTGAACTTGTTTATGCAAAATGCCAATTATTCTAAATTGACATCAATGCATTTCTATGCTTGGCAGTCAGGATTGAAAACGGGAATGTATTATTTAAGAACAAAAGCCGCGGTGGATGCCATTAAATTTACATTGAACAACGATAAAAAAGCAGAACCAATAGAAATTAAAGAACAGCCTGTTGCAATGGTAGTGGAAGCAGTAGAGCCTGCAGCAATGAGCGCCGACGAATACAGAGCGATGCTTGAATTGTCTAAAAATGCTGGTCCTGATGATTGCGAAATGTGTGGGTCTTAA